The DNA sequence GGCGGTCTCGGCACCGGCGCGACCGGTCGTCACGGCCAGCATCGGCCTGGCGACCTGCACCCGGCCCGGGTCAGACCTTGCTGAGGTGATCACCGCCGCCGACGTGGCCATGTACCGCGCCAAGGCCCGCGGCGGGGACCGGGTCGCCATCGCCGCCGACCTCTGTTGACCCGCTCAGGTGCCGGTGCACGAAGGCGAGGACGTCGTCGGCCTTGGCGAACCCGCCGAGGTGGCTCTCGTCGGGCATGAGCAGCAGTTCGACGTTCGGCAGATGCTCTGCGGCTGCCTGGGCGTCGGCCAGTCCGATGATCGAGTCGGCGTCCCCATGCCACCACTGCACGGGCACCGCGACGTCGGCCAACCGGAATCCCCAGTCGCGGCCGAACAACCGGGCGTCGTCGAGCAGGGCCTGGAACCGGCCGTTGGCGACGTGGACGATGTCGTCGATGAACATCGCCTCGATGTCAGGGTTCGCGAACACCTGCTTGTCGCCGTCGGGCATCGCCGACGACAACCCCTTGTAGGCCAGGTGTGCCAACGGGATGACCGGCGTCAGCAGGGACGCGGTGGCGGTGGCGAAAGGCCTGCGCATCACCGACATCAACGGCGCGAACCGGCGCGCCAGCGCGATGGCTCCGCTGCAGGTCGCATCGGGTCCGACCGACGGTGTGACACCCCCGAGCACCGCGACGGCGGCGACACGGTCGCGCAGCGCCGGCATACCCGCACACGCCAGCGCATACGGCCCGCCACCGGAGAGTCCGACCACGCCGAGCTTCTCGGCACCCAGCACGTCCGCGACGTGTGCCATGTCGGCGGCCCAGTCGCCGATGCGCTCGTACCGGTGCGGATCGCTCAGTCCGGAGCCGGCGCGTTCGAGGAGGACCACCCGCAGGCCGAGGCGTTCGGCCGCGCGGCGGCCGACGATCGGGAGCTGCCGGCGTCCGCCGGGTGTGCCGTGGAACCACAACACCAGCGGGCCCGACGGGTCCCCGAATTCGGCATAGCCGAGGCGGCGTCCGCCGGGAAGGAAGAACGTGCCCTCGGCCCGGGGCGGCTCACAGCGGGGAACGCCGGGCGGGTGACGCCACGGGTTGGCGACGGTCACCACTTCGTCGGCACTGACGGGATGCGGATCATGCACGGATGGTAACGCTGGGCGGGTGCTCAGTCCGGGAAGTCGAGGGGAACCTGCAGCGTCGTGATCGTCGCGGCCAGGCCGTCGTACTGGGCGGCCAGCATGCAGAACTCGATGAGCTGGGCACGGGTGTAGTGGCCGGCCAGCGCCCGCCAGGTCTGCGCGGACACCCCGCGGGTGACGACGAACTCGTCGGTCGCGGTGATCAGCACCCGCTCGCGC is a window from the Mycolicibacterium poriferae genome containing:
- a CDS encoding alpha/beta fold hydrolase, translating into MTVANPWRHPPGVPRCEPPRAEGTFFLPGGRRLGYAEFGDPSGPLVLWFHGTPGGRRQLPIVGRRAAERLGLRVVLLERAGSGLSDPHRYERIGDWAADMAHVADVLGAEKLGVVGLSGGGPYALACAGMPALRDRVAAVAVLGGVTPSVGPDATCSGAIALARRFAPLMSVMRRPFATATASLLTPVIPLAHLAYKGLSSAMPDGDKQVFANPDIEAMFIDDIVHVANGRFQALLDDARLFGRDWGFRLADVAVPVQWWHGDADSIIGLADAQAAAEHLPNVELLLMPDESHLGGFAKADDVLAFVHRHLSGSTEVGGDGDPVPAAGLGAVHGHVGGGDHLSKV